ATGGGAAATCGGAAATCACTGAAAATTTCCTATTTCCAATTTTTAATTTCCTGTAAGAGATCACACCATGAAAACCAGAACAAATGAATAGGAAATGGGAAATGGGAAATCGGAAATCCTTGGAACCCTGGAACTCTGGAACATTGGAACCATGGAACTCTGGAACCTTTCTACCCCGACCTACTGACCTTAATCCCCTAACGGGGAATTTGATTGGATTTGATCACCGTTTCTATTGTCCTTCATCCCCTAACGGGGAAATGATAAGATCTTTTGCCATTCGCTTCACGCTCTAAGCTAATTAAAAAATGCTCTGCACTCTAAACTCAATACCCCTCTTTACGCTCTACGCTTTACGCTCTACGCTGGAACTCTGAAACCCTGGAACTTTGGAATACGATTCCATCCCCTGCGGGGAATTAGATTTAAATTGCTTTTGTCTATGGGGCTTCCTCTCCTGGCGGGGAAAAGGGTGATTATTCTTCGGTGAATCTGTTGTTCCTCATTCCGTTTCCGGGAAAGAGAAAAGGGCAGATTTTATTATTCGCCGGGATGGAATATTTTTGATGTCGCAATGCATAGGGAAGAATGTCGGATCACTGCATAAAAAATAATCCGTTATTGGTAATCCTTGGGCCTACTGCCAGCGGCAAAACCCGCCTTGCGGCGCTCGTTGCCCAAAGGCTCGGCAGCGAAATCATCAGTGCTGATTCACGCCAGGTGTATCGTCGAATGAATCTGGGTACAGGAAAGGATTATGATGATTATGTTATTGATAATAAACAGATTCCTGTACATTTGATTGACATCAGGGAACCGGGGGAGAAGTATACTCTTTTCGATTACCAGAAAGATTTCCTTCATGCATGGTCTGAGATTGCTTCAAAAGGAGTTATTCCTCTGGTTTGCGGGGGAACCGGGCTGTATATTGAAGCGGTTATCCGGAATTACCGGCTTCTCAATGTTCCGGTCAATACAGAACTTCGCAAAGAATGGGAACATAAATCCGATCAGGAATTGGCTGAAATGCTGGCAACTATTACACCTCTGCATAACAAGACCGATATTGAAACCCGCAAGCGGCTGATCAGAGCTCTCGAGATTGCCGTTTATCAGCAAAAACATCCTGATCTTCCGGGCTTATTGCCAAATTTTGACACCCTGGTGATGGGGGTAAAGTATGAGCGTACCACCGAACGCCGGCGCATCACAGAGCGACTGGAACGCAGGATGAAGGAAGGTATGATTGGGGAAGTAGAACAATTGTTAAGAGAAGGTATTTCTCCCGATGATCTGATGTATTACGGACTGGAATATAAATGGATCACCTTGTACCTCCTGGGCAAAATAAGCTATGATGAAATGTTCCAAAAACTGATGATAGCCATTCACCAGTTCGCCAAACGACAACGGACCTATTTCAGAAGGATGGAACGAAACGGAATTAAAATTCACTGGCTGAGAGGAGAGGAAGGAACAGAAAAAAATATGCAGAAGGTACTGGATTTGGTGTACCAAAAATGGAGTGTCCGGTGATCAGAAAATCCAGTCGGTTATTAAAATCAGCAAGACCAGATATGTGGCTGCCAGCAGGTTGGCAGAGGTTATGAGAACATTGTACTGCGTTCTCCATCCATGAACTTTCCGTCGCAACAGCATTCCAAAGTTGGGAATCAGGAATGTGAGCAGCAGCAAAAGGTATTCATAGCGAAAAACCCCTTTGACCGGCGCAGAAGCCGGAAGCATATCATCAACCGGAGGTTCCTGATAAAAAAGAAAAAGATATATATACGCGAGGAAGATAAACAAGTAAACCAGATAGGAGAGTTTCAGCAGGAGAGTTGAAATTTTACGTTTCTGATGCAGTCGGAACGGCTTCAAAACAACAATTGCCAGAATGTAAAAAAAGGCGAATGTGCCAATGAAAACCAGATGCAGAAGAACCTGCGAAAAGTTATTTCCTGTATTAATCTGAATCATAATTTAAATTTAAATAAATTTTTAATTCCGGCAAAAACAGGAAAGAGATTCTGTTCTGTTGAAAAATAATTAAAGAAGCCGATTGGCGCCAGGCTCCTGGAACCAACCGGCTTATTTACAATTCATTCAGTTCTGAGAATTATTGATTATGTCTTTTAACATATTTATCAAGCCATCCGAAGAATTCCCTTTGCCATAGAATGGAATTCTGCGGCTTGAGCACAAAATGGCTTTCTTCAGGGAAGAACAGCAGACGTGCAGGCAGGTTACGCAATCTGGCCGCCGTAAATGCCTGAAGGCTTTCTGAATAAGGTATGCGAAAATCGTTTCCTCCTGTTATAATCAATATAGGTGTGTCCCAGTTTTCAACATAGAGGTGGGGCGAAAACCGGTATGAAGCGGGTTTGGGATTTTTCCACGGAGGTCCACCCAGGTCATGATTCGGAAACCACAATTCTTCTGTCGAAGCATAATTACTCTCCAGGTTGAAAATCCCGCAATGGGCAATGAAGGCTTTGAAGCGTTTGTTGTGATGTCCGGCAAGCCAGAAGACGGAATATCCTCCGTAACTTGCACCAACGCATCCAAGCCGCGATGCATCCACATAGGGCTCTTTGCTGACGTTATCAATGGCACTCAGATAGTCCTTCATATTTTGTCCGCCATAATCGCCTGCAATCTGATCATTCCATTCCTGTCCGAATGTCGGAAGGCCCCGCCGGTTAGGAGCAACGACAATGTACCCGTTGGCAGCCATGATCTGAAAATTCCAGCGGAAGCTAAAGAACTGACTCACGGCACTCTGAGGCCCGCCCTGACAATATAAGAGAGCAGGATAGGTTTTGGTCGAATCAAAATCGGGCGGATAAATGACCCATACCAGCATATTCTTTCCATCGGTTGTTTTTACCCAGCGTTCCCTCACTTCACCCATGGGTATGTTATCGTAAATGTTTTTGTTTACAAAGCTCAGCTGGGTCTCAGTACCGTCAGACGGCCGGATGGAAAAAATTTCCGGTGCCATGCGGATGCTCATTCGGGTTCCTACCAGCACATCCCCTGCAATGGCAAGGGAAGTGTAATCGTGCGGACCTGAAGTTATTTGCCGGATGGCGCGGGTTGCCGGATCCATCTCATAAACCTGAAAGGTAGCTTTGATGCCGCTGATGAAATATATTTTGCTTCCATCCCTGCTCCATACCATGCTGGAAACGCTCTGATCAAACTGTTCCGTCAGGTAGGTTTTTTCACGGGTAAGCAGGTCGATGAGAAACAATCTGTCTTTGTCAGCCTCATAGCCCGGTGTGGCCATACTGGTCCAGAGAAGTTTCTTTCCGTCGGGCGAGAATACCGGATTCCGGTCATATCCCGGCATACCTTCTGTAAGGTTTTCTGTGGCGCCGGTCTCAAGGGAATACAGGTATATGTCAGAATTCGTGCTCACAGCATATTCTTTTCCCTTGAGTTTCTTTGAGGTGTAGGCAATGTATTTCCCGTCAGGGCTCCATGCAATTTCCTGGGGCTCAAAATAGGGAGAAAGAGGGGCGTCCCATTGTTCTCCGGGCATAATATCCCTGATTTCTGTAACGGTTCCTTCCTTATACCTGGCGGTAAAAATGTGGCTGTAGGCATAATCATGCCACTGATTCCAGTGCCTGGCCATCAGATCGTCGTATATCTTTGCATTGCTCAGGGGCAGATCAGGATAAAGATCCGAAGGGGCCGTATCGGTTTTTACTTCAGCGGTAAAATAAATTTTGTCGCCGGTTGGGGCATACTCAAAACTATTGATATCGCCCGAATAAAATGAGACCTGCCTGCGGTTTTTTCCATCAGAAGTGATTTCCCAGATCTGGGAAGTGCCGCTTTCTGACGAAAGAAAGCCAATCTGATTTCCTGAAGGATGCCAGCGGGGATTCGATTCCGATTCGTCTGTGCTGGTAATCCGCAAGGTCTTTCCGTCTGAAAGATTCAGCAGGAAAAGATCGGTGTTTCCTTTATTGGCTTTTATGTCGTAACGGGTTACCGAATAAAGAACCGTTTTTCCGTCGGGTGAAACCTGC
The Bacteroidales bacterium genome window above contains:
- a CDS encoding S9 family peptidase, with product MRNVRFIILTFVVSVLVFSCSGPNKKAKEKSTADFSGTLTPEEIAGKKLTPEILWKFGRIGEMQVSPDGKTVLYSVTRYDIKANKGNTDLFLLNLSDGKTLRITSTDESESNPRWHPSGNQIGFLSSESGTSQIWEITSDGKNRRQVSFYSGDINSFEYAPTGDKIYFTAEVKTDTAPSDLYPDLPLSNAKIYDDLMARHWNQWHDYAYSHIFTARYKEGTVTEIRDIMPGEQWDAPLSPYFEPQEIAWSPDGKYIAYTSKKLKGKEYAVSTNSDIYLYSLETGATENLTEGMPGYDRNPVFSPDGKKLLWTSMATPGYEADKDRLFLIDLLTREKTYLTEQFDQSVSSMVWSRDGSKIYFISGIKATFQVYEMDPATRAIRQITSGPHDYTSLAIAGDVLVGTRMSIRMAPEIFSIRPSDGTETQLSFVNKNIYDNIPMGEVRERWVKTTDGKNMLVWVIYPPDFDSTKTYPALLYCQGGPQSAVSQFFSFRWNFQIMAANGYIVVAPNRRGLPTFGQEWNDQIAGDYGGQNMKDYLSAIDNVSKEPYVDASRLGCVGASYGGYSVFWLAGHHNKRFKAFIAHCGIFNLESNYASTEELWFPNHDLGGPPWKNPKPASYRFSPHLYVENWDTPILIITGGNDFRIPYSESLQAFTAARLRNLPARLLFFPEESHFVLKPQNSILWQREFFGWLDKYVKRHNQ
- the miaA gene encoding tRNA (adenosine(37)-N6)-dimethylallyltransferase MiaA — encoded protein: MSDHCIKNNPLLVILGPTASGKTRLAALVAQRLGSEIISADSRQVYRRMNLGTGKDYDDYVIDNKQIPVHLIDIREPGEKYTLFDYQKDFLHAWSEIASKGVIPLVCGGTGLYIEAVIRNYRLLNVPVNTELRKEWEHKSDQELAEMLATITPLHNKTDIETRKRLIRALEIAVYQQKHPDLPGLLPNFDTLVMGVKYERTTERRRITERLERRMKEGMIGEVEQLLREGISPDDLMYYGLEYKWITLYLLGKISYDEMFQKLMIAIHQFAKRQRTYFRRMERNGIKIHWLRGEEGTEKNMQKVLDLVYQKWSVR